From the genome of Bosea sp. Tri-49, one region includes:
- a CDS encoding alpha/beta fold hydrolase gives MQDAVRTGDHHPAVSHATIEIDGVEIFYREAGPRAAPVLLLPHGYPCSSYEFRNLLPALADRWRLIAPDYPGFGYSATPDGFSYDYEGYSQLLERFADRLGLKRFALYLHDYGTWIGLKLARRAPERITGLIIQNGDIYEDALGPKYEGMKEYWRRPTPEGRRKLEDAVSEEGFREEFLNEVRPEIAGRIPPDLWKLHWPLMNTPKRRAISVGLMEVWKENFEWFPRYQAYLREHQPPTLIVWGPQDGYMPEKSARAYLRDLPHAELHLLDGGHWLLETNLTEVVALIRPFLGRLEPPERQRLTA, from the coding sequence ATGCAGGACGCAGTTCGCACCGGCGACCACCATCCCGCAGTCAGCCATGCCACTATCGAGATCGATGGCGTCGAGATCTTCTATCGCGAGGCCGGGCCGCGCGCCGCACCGGTGCTGCTGCTGCCGCACGGCTATCCCTGCTCCTCCTACGAGTTCCGCAATCTGTTGCCGGCCCTGGCCGATCGCTGGCGTCTGATTGCGCCTGATTATCCCGGTTTCGGCTACAGCGCGACACCCGACGGCTTCAGCTACGACTACGAGGGCTATTCGCAGCTGCTCGAACGCTTCGCCGATCGCCTCGGCCTCAAGCGCTTTGCGCTCTATTTGCACGATTACGGCACCTGGATCGGGCTTAAGCTCGCCAGGCGCGCGCCGGAGCGCATCACCGGGCTGATCATCCAGAACGGCGACATCTACGAGGATGCGCTGGGGCCGAAATACGAGGGCATGAAGGAGTATTGGCGCAGGCCCACGCCGGAGGGACGCCGGAAACTCGAGGACGCGGTGAGCGAGGAGGGTTTTCGCGAAGAGTTCCTCAACGAGGTCCGCCCGGAGATCGCCGGTCGTATCCCTCCCGATCTCTGGAAACTGCACTGGCCATTGATGAATACGCCGAAGCGCCGGGCGATCAGCGTCGGCCTGATGGAGGTCTGGAAGGAGAATTTCGAGTGGTTCCCGCGCTACCAGGCTTATCTGCGCGAGCATCAGCCGCCGACGCTGATCGTCTGGGGGCCGCAGGACGGCTACATGCCGGAGAAATCCGCGCGCGCCTATCTGCGCGACCTGCCGCATGCCGAATTGCATCTGCTCGATGGCGGCCACTGGCTGCTGGAGACTAATCTCACCGAGGTCGTCGCGCTGATCCGGCCTTTCCTGGGTCGGTTGGAGCCCCCTGAACGCCAGCGCCTCACGGCCTGA
- a CDS encoding LysE family translocator: MDGLTGFLLAGVALTGSPGPATLSLTATGAAFGTRRGLGYGAGITLGMLAVMALTASGVVAVILALPGLAPVVTVLAALYFLYLAFRIATAPPLAEANGDAAAPSFAAGFALSLVNPKGYAAMAALFSGFALLPQQPALDASLKIGLLLLVIAAVNIVWLLAGSGLTGLFRDPRSNRIVNLIFAALLLLSLAAAIRP, encoded by the coding sequence ATGGACGGACTGACCGGCTTCCTCCTCGCCGGCGTCGCTCTCACCGGCAGTCCCGGCCCGGCGACGCTGAGCCTGACCGCGACCGGCGCCGCCTTCGGCACGCGCCGCGGCCTCGGCTATGGCGCCGGCATCACGCTCGGCATGCTCGCGGTGATGGCCCTGACCGCGAGCGGTGTCGTCGCCGTCATCCTGGCGCTGCCTGGCCTAGCACCGGTCGTCACCGTGCTGGCGGCGCTTTATTTTCTCTACCTCGCCTTCCGCATCGCGACGGCACCGCCGCTCGCCGAGGCAAACGGCGATGCCGCCGCGCCCTCCTTCGCGGCCGGCTTTGCGCTCTCGCTCGTCAACCCCAAGGGCTATGCGGCGATGGCCGCGCTGTTCTCGGGCTTCGCTCTCCTGCCGCAGCAGCCGGCGCTCGATGCCAGCCTCAAGATCGGCCTGCTTCTGCTCGTGATCGCCGCGGTCAACATCGTCTGGCTGCTCGCCGGCTCGGGCCTGACCGGCCTGTTCCGCGATCCCAGAAGCAACCGCATCGTCAACCTGATCTTCGCCGCACTGCTGCTCCTGTCGCTCGCCGCCGCGATCAGGCCGTGA
- a CDS encoding HD domain-containing protein → MTTIHGVSIPDSRLARAATELVRDTETPLLFHHSSRVYYFGALAGLKRKLSFDRELLYVGAMFHDMGLMKQHSSADERFEVDGANAASDFLRAHGIAQADIDTVWTAIALHTTPGIPKHMHPIVALVTAGVEMDVLGLTYGEYGDAEREAVVAAHPRDEAFKEDIIQAFFDGIRHKPETTFGNVKADVLADKDPQFRRGNFCSVIRCSHWHGPSRPVCE, encoded by the coding sequence ATGACGACGATCCATGGCGTGAGCATTCCCGACAGCAGGCTGGCGCGCGCCGCGACCGAGCTGGTGCGCGATACCGAGACGCCGCTACTGTTCCACCATTCCAGCCGGGTCTATTATTTCGGCGCGCTGGCCGGCCTGAAGCGCAAGCTGAGCTTCGACCGCGAGCTGCTCTATGTCGGCGCGATGTTCCACGACATGGGGCTGATGAAGCAGCATAGCAGCGCCGATGAGCGTTTCGAGGTCGACGGCGCCAATGCCGCGAGCGACTTCCTCCGCGCTCACGGCATCGCGCAGGCGGATATCGACACGGTCTGGACGGCGATCGCGCTGCACACCACGCCCGGCATCCCCAAGCACATGCACCCGATCGTTGCCCTGGTCACAGCCGGCGTCGAGATGGACGTGCTCGGCCTGACCTATGGCGAGTATGGCGATGCCGAGCGCGAGGCCGTCGTCGCCGCCCATCCGCGCGACGAGGCTTTCAAGGAAGACATCATCCAGGCCTTCTTCGACGGCATCAGACACAAGCCGGAGACGACCTTCGGCAACGTCAAGGCGGATGTGCTCGCTGACAAGGACCCGCAGTTCAGGCGGGGCAATTTCTGCTCGGTGATCCGCTGCTCGCACTGGCATGGACCGTCACGGCCGGTTTGCGAGTGA
- a CDS encoding GlxA family transcriptional regulator, with the protein MRTIAILAVPGVQLLDVSGPLDVFAEANRQAGGARYRQLVVASIAGPLSSSSGARLLPDLSIADAHAEDIDTLLVAGAPQAAEMALAPDLLAWLRAQAQRARRYGSVCSGAFILAAAGLLDGHRITTHWAVAGQLAQAYPAVTVDADAIHVRDGRVRTAAGVTAGLDLALALVEEDLGREVALKVASQLVMFFKRPGGQLQFSRKGEAEPAGRSALQEVQRWVAANPAEDHSVASLARRMELSPRHFARLFRSEVGLTPAAWVEAARVSVARQLLEGGKEAPKQVAARCGFADADTLRRAFARHVGVTPAEYRKRHARLG; encoded by the coding sequence ATCAGGACGATCGCCATCCTCGCTGTGCCCGGGGTCCAGTTGCTGGACGTCTCCGGTCCGCTCGACGTTTTCGCCGAAGCGAACCGGCAGGCTGGCGGAGCGCGCTATCGCCAGCTCGTCGTCGCCAGCATTGCCGGCCCACTCTCCAGCTCGTCGGGCGCCAGGCTGCTGCCTGATTTGTCGATCGCCGATGCCCATGCCGAGGACATCGACACGCTGCTCGTCGCTGGCGCGCCGCAGGCGGCGGAGATGGCGCTCGCGCCCGATCTTCTTGCCTGGCTTCGCGCGCAGGCTCAGCGTGCTCGGCGCTATGGCTCGGTCTGCAGCGGCGCCTTCATCCTTGCCGCGGCCGGGCTGCTCGATGGCCATCGCATCACCACGCACTGGGCCGTCGCCGGGCAGCTTGCCCAGGCCTATCCGGCCGTGACGGTCGATGCGGACGCGATCCATGTCCGCGACGGCCGGGTGCGCACGGCGGCGGGCGTCACGGCCGGGCTCGATCTTGCTCTGGCGCTGGTCGAGGAGGATCTCGGCCGCGAGGTCGCGCTGAAAGTCGCGAGCCAGCTCGTGATGTTCTTCAAGCGGCCGGGCGGCCAGCTGCAGTTCAGCCGCAAGGGCGAGGCCGAGCCTGCCGGACGCTCGGCCCTGCAGGAGGTCCAGCGCTGGGTCGCCGCCAACCCGGCCGAGGACCACAGCGTCGCCAGCCTGGCGCGGCGCATGGAGCTGAGCCCGCGCCATTTCGCCCGGCTGTTCCGCAGCGAGGTCGGGCTGACGCCGGCCGCCTGGGTCGAGGCTGCACGCGTCTCCGTTGCGCGCCAGCTGCTGGAAGGCGGCAAGGAGGCGCCCAAGCAGGTCGCCGCCCGCTGCGGTTTTGCCGATGCCGATACGCTGCGGCGGGCCTTTGCCCGCCATGTCGGCGTGACTCCGGCGGAATACCGCAAGCGCCATGCCCGGCTCGGCTGA
- a CDS encoding indolepyruvate ferredoxin oxidoreductase family protein encodes MAGTQQTSQSAPTGEADLRVVALDDKYDLSKQQIFLTGTQAIARMLLVQHERDRQAGLNTAGFVSGYRGSPLGGLDQQLARAGKQLKPANIVFQPGLNEDLAATAIWGTQQAELSGEGKYDGVFALWYGKGPGVDRTGDVFRHGNMAGTSRHGGVLCLLGDDHTAESSTNAHQTEFVLVDRMMPILNPAGVQEIMDYSLHGFALSRFAGVWVGLKCVKDNIESTASVNGSVDRVSIAIPDDFVMPPGGLSIRRELDFLDQEKRLHLYKRAAILAYLRANKLNQTILSGGASPRIGIITVGKSYLDVRQALEELGLDEVRANDLGIRLFKIACPWPLDPQELKDFAGGLDLVMVVEEKRSLIEVQLREELYGTAHQPMVIGKKDEQGEWLFPVHGALDPNDIAIALGARLLQYRDDPALRTRLEEIAAAQGRLAEAIEVAKRTPYFCSGCPHNSSTVVPEGSRAYAGIGCHYMVQWMDRDTAGFTQMGGEGANWVGEAPFSKRGHVFQNLGDGTYTHSGSLAIRWAVASGVNITYKLLYNDAVAMTGGQQAEGHLSPDQMARQVAAEGVSRIAVVSDDPDKYPAGTLWPPGTTLHHRDDLDAVQRELATASGVSLLLYDQTCATEKRRRRKRGAYPDPDKRIIVNELVCEGCGDCGVKSNCVSVQPLETEFGRKRQIDQSNCNKDFSCVKGFCPSFVTVHGARPKKAEPRTLDASALGASELPEPKVPTLDRNFAIVVTGVGGTGVVTIGAILGMAAHLEGKGCGMIDMAGLAQKGGAVFSHVRLAPTPDEIHAIRVAAGQADLVLGCDLTVTGSKKVLGAIRPGSAVVVNTAESMPGDFTRNADFSLPTERLKRAVLSAAGRDNTHLVDATAAATTFLGNAIAANMFMLGYAWQFGAVPLSRASLLRAIELNGEAVAMNKQAFELGCRAAHDPEALAATLAEAKAPTDARQISQSLDEIVARRVDFLTGYQNAAYAARYRDQVEKVRTKEAGIVPGQSTLAESVARYLFKLMAYKDEYEVARLYSDGAFRKQLAATFEMDSASGEPVRLEFHLAPPLLAKRDPNTGLPRKMSFGPWMMGAFGLLAKLKGLRGGAFDIFGYSEERRTERRLITDYEALVAEILGKLTPQNHALCVVLAAIPEKIRGFGHVKERHLTAAKAEEAELLKRLRDGSAEALAMPRAAE; translated from the coding sequence ATGGCCGGTACGCAGCAGACTTCGCAGAGCGCCCCAACGGGCGAGGCGGACCTAAGAGTGGTCGCGCTCGACGACAAATATGACCTCTCCAAGCAGCAGATTTTCCTGACCGGCACGCAGGCCATCGCCCGCATGCTGCTGGTCCAGCATGAACGCGACCGGCAAGCGGGCCTCAACACCGCCGGCTTCGTCTCCGGCTATCGCGGCTCGCCGCTCGGCGGGCTCGACCAGCAGCTCGCCCGAGCTGGCAAGCAGCTGAAGCCCGCCAACATCGTCTTCCAGCCCGGCCTCAACGAGGACCTCGCCGCCACCGCGATCTGGGGCACGCAGCAGGCCGAGCTCTCCGGCGAGGGCAAATATGACGGCGTCTTCGCGCTCTGGTACGGCAAGGGCCCGGGCGTCGACCGCACCGGCGACGTCTTCCGCCACGGCAACATGGCCGGCACCTCGCGCCATGGCGGCGTGCTCTGCCTGCTCGGCGACGACCACACGGCTGAATCCTCGACCAACGCCCACCAGACCGAGTTCGTCCTGGTCGACCGGATGATGCCGATCCTGAACCCGGCCGGCGTCCAGGAGATCATGGATTATTCCCTGCACGGCTTTGCGCTCTCGCGCTTCGCCGGCGTCTGGGTCGGCCTGAAATGCGTCAAGGACAACATCGAATCAACCGCCTCGGTCAATGGCTCGGTCGACCGGGTCAGCATCGCGATCCCCGATGATTTCGTCATGCCGCCGGGGGGCCTCAGCATCCGCCGCGAGCTCGATTTCCTCGACCAGGAGAAGCGACTGCATCTCTACAAGCGCGCCGCGATCCTCGCATACTTGCGCGCCAACAAGCTCAACCAGACCATCCTCTCGGGTGGCGCGAGCCCGCGCATCGGCATCATCACCGTCGGCAAATCCTATCTCGACGTCCGCCAGGCGCTGGAGGAGCTCGGCCTCGACGAGGTCCGCGCCAACGACCTCGGCATCCGCCTGTTCAAGATCGCCTGCCCCTGGCCGCTCGACCCGCAGGAGCTGAAGGATTTCGCCGGAGGACTCGACCTCGTCATGGTGGTCGAGGAGAAGCGCTCGCTGATCGAGGTCCAGCTGCGCGAAGAGCTTTACGGCACCGCTCATCAGCCGATGGTGATCGGCAAGAAGGACGAGCAGGGCGAGTGGCTCTTCCCGGTCCATGGCGCGCTCGACCCCAACGACATCGCCATCGCGCTCGGCGCCCGCCTGCTGCAGTACCGCGACGATCCGGCACTGAGGACCCGCCTCGAGGAGATCGCCGCAGCTCAGGGCCGGCTGGCCGAGGCGATCGAGGTCGCCAAGCGCACGCCCTATTTCTGCTCGGGCTGCCCGCACAACTCCTCGACCGTCGTGCCCGAGGGCTCGCGCGCCTATGCCGGCATCGGCTGCCACTACATGGTGCAGTGGATGGACCGCGACACCGCCGGCTTCACCCAGATGGGTGGCGAGGGAGCCAACTGGGTCGGCGAAGCCCCGTTCTCGAAGCGCGGCCACGTCTTCCAGAACCTTGGCGACGGCACCTATACCCATTCCGGCTCGCTTGCGATCCGCTGGGCCGTCGCCTCCGGCGTCAACATCACCTACAAGCTGCTCTACAACGACGCCGTCGCGATGACCGGCGGCCAGCAGGCGGAAGGGCATCTTTCGCCCGACCAGATGGCCCGCCAGGTCGCGGCCGAGGGCGTCTCGCGCATTGCCGTGGTCTCCGACGATCCCGACAAATATCCGGCCGGCACGCTCTGGCCTCCCGGCACCACCCTGCACCACCGCGACGATCTCGACGCCGTCCAGCGCGAGCTGGCGACCGCCTCCGGTGTCTCGCTTTTGCTCTATGACCAGACCTGCGCCACCGAGAAGCGCCGCCGGCGCAAGCGCGGCGCCTATCCCGACCCGGACAAGCGCATCATCGTCAACGAGCTGGTCTGCGAAGGCTGCGGCGATTGCGGGGTGAAGTCGAACTGCGTCTCGGTCCAGCCGCTCGAAACCGAGTTCGGCCGCAAGCGCCAGATCGACCAGTCGAACTGCAACAAGGACTTTTCCTGCGTGAAGGGTTTTTGCCCCTCCTTCGTCACCGTGCATGGCGCGCGGCCGAAGAAGGCTGAGCCGCGCACGCTGGACGCCTCGGCCCTCGGCGCAAGTGAGCTGCCCGAACCAAAGGTTCCCACGCTCGACCGCAACTTCGCGATCGTCGTCACCGGCGTCGGCGGCACTGGCGTCGTCACCATCGGCGCGATCCTCGGCATGGCCGCGCATCTGGAAGGCAAGGGCTGCGGCATGATCGACATGGCCGGCCTCGCCCAGAAGGGTGGCGCGGTCTTCAGCCATGTCCGCCTTGCGCCGACGCCGGACGAGATCCACGCCATCCGCGTCGCTGCCGGCCAGGCCGATCTCGTACTCGGCTGCGACCTCACCGTCACCGGCTCGAAGAAAGTGCTGGGCGCGATCCGCCCGGGCTCGGCCGTCGTCGTCAACACCGCGGAGAGCATGCCCGGTGACTTCACCCGCAACGCCGACTTCTCGCTGCCGACCGAACGGCTGAAGCGCGCGGTCCTCTCCGCAGCCGGCCGCGACAACACGCATCTCGTCGATGCGACTGCGGCGGCGACCACTTTCCTCGGCAATGCCATCGCCGCCAACATGTTCATGCTCGGCTACGCCTGGCAGTTCGGCGCCGTGCCGCTCTCGCGCGCCTCGCTGCTGCGCGCCATCGAGCTCAACGGCGAAGCCGTCGCGATGAACAAGCAGGCCTTCGAGCTCGGCTGCCGCGCCGCGCATGATCCCGAAGCGCTGGCCGCTACCCTCGCCGAGGCCAAGGCACCGACCGACGCCCGCCAGATCTCGCAGAGCCTCGACGAGATCGTCGCACGCCGTGTCGACTTCCTCACCGGCTATCAGAACGCCGCCTATGCGGCGCGTTATCGCGATCAGGTCGAGAAAGTGCGAACGAAGGAGGCGGGCATCGTTCCTGGTCAGAGCACACTGGCTGAGAGCGTCGCCCGCTATCTCTTCAAGCTGATGGCCTACAAGGACGAATACGAGGTCGCCCGGCTCTACAGCGACGGTGCCTTCCGCAAGCAGCTTGCCGCGACCTTCGAAATGGACAGTGCATCGGGCGAGCCCGTGCGCCTTGAATTCCACCTCGCCCCGCCGCTGCTGGCCAAGCGCGATCCCAACACCGGCCTGCCGCGCAAGATGAGCTTCGGCCCGTGGATGATGGGCGCCTTCGGCCTGCTCGCGAAGCTGAAAGGACTGCGCGGCGGCGCCTTCGACATCTTCGGCTACAGCGAGGAGCGCCGGACCGAGCGCCGTCTGATCACCGACTATGAGGCGCTGGTCGCCGAGATCCTGGGCAAGCTGACCCCGCAGAACCACGCGCTCTGCGTCGTGCTCGCGGCGATCCCCGAAAAGATCCGCGGCTTCGGCCACGTCAAGGAGCGCCATCTCACGGCTGCCAAGGCCGAGGAAGCCGAGTTGCTGAAGCGCCTGCGCGACGGCTCGGCAGAGGCGTTGGCCATGCCGCGGGCGGCAGAGTAG
- a CDS encoding DUF1007 family protein, with translation MLLTLFAAAFAWLGLALPALAHPHVFVTSRTEILYGTDGAVKALRHRWSFDEAYSAYMVQGLDKNGDGKLTSDELAELAKVNMESLPDVGFFTIAKANGKVQEFGTPGEASLAYENKILTLTYTLPLKTPATANRSFGIEVGDPTYFVAFEIGEEADAVAARDAPKGCIVRIMRPPKLDAATQQRLAQEDITATPDMSAYQVTTRALVACP, from the coding sequence ATGCTTTTGACGCTGTTCGCCGCTGCATTCGCCTGGCTCGGCCTCGCCTTGCCGGCGCTGGCGCATCCGCACGTCTTCGTGACGTCGCGCACCGAGATCCTCTACGGCACCGACGGCGCGGTGAAGGCGCTGCGGCATCGCTGGAGCTTCGACGAGGCCTACTCGGCCTATATGGTCCAGGGCCTCGACAAGAACGGCGACGGCAAGCTGACCTCGGACGAGCTCGCCGAGCTCGCCAAGGTGAACATGGAATCGCTGCCGGACGTCGGCTTCTTCACCATCGCCAAGGCGAATGGCAAGGTGCAGGAATTCGGCACGCCGGGCGAAGCCTCGCTCGCCTATGAGAACAAGATCCTGACGCTGACCTATACGCTGCCGCTGAAGACCCCGGCGACGGCCAACCGCTCCTTCGGCATCGAGGTCGGTGACCCCACCTATTTCGTTGCCTTCGAGATCGGCGAGGAGGCCGATGCGGTGGCGGCCCGCGATGCGCCCAAGGGCTGCATCGTCCGGATCATGCGCCCGCCCAAGCTCGACGCGGCGACGCAGCAGCGCCTGGCGCAGGAGGACATCACCGCGACGCCGGACATGAGCGCCTATCAGGTCACCACACGGGCGCTGGTGGCATGTCCCTGA